From the Desulfuromonadales bacterium genome, the window GCAAGTTCGCGTCGCCGCCGGTTATCGCAATCCGTTGAGGCTGTAGAAAAACCCCGAATTTAGACAGAATGTGGGCAATTTTGCCCCTCCGCCTCCCCGCCCTCGCCCCCCTCTGGCCGGCGAATACGGCGATGACCACGACCTTCCTCGGCGGCACCTGCCATGTGCCGCGCACCTCCGACTACTCCCCGCAACAAGTCCATCTGGCCCTGCCGCCCGCCTTGCGCTAGAATGAGGCATATCCCGCGGTCGAGGAATCCCTCTGCATGCATGACCTGATTGTCTGGCTTGTCGATTTCTTCGAAACTATGGGCTACCCCGGCATCTTTTTGCTGATGGCCATGGAGGGGTCGATCTTTCCCATGCCGAGCGAACTGGTGATTCCCCGCGCCGGCTACCTGGCGCAGCAGGGAGAGATGAACCTGCTTGCCGTCATCGCCGCCGGCACCGCCGGGAGCCTGGCCGGCGCCTACCTCAACTACTTTGCCTCCCGCCACCTCGGCCGGCCGCTGCTGCTGCGGTACGGCCGCTACTTCTGCATCAGCGAGAAGCGGTTCGCCAGCGCCGAGCGCTTCTTTCTGGAGCACGGCGAAATCTCCACCTTCATCGGCCGGCTGCTGCCGGTGGTGCGTCATCTCATCTCGGTGCCGGCCGGACTGTCGGGAATGAACCACTGGAAGTTCTCCCTCTACACCCTGCTCGGTTCCGGTCTCTGGGTGACGATCCTCGCCGGACTCGGCTACTGGATCGGCGAGGAAGAGGAGTTGCTCGCCCGCTACTCCCGCGAGGCGTTGATCGTCGTGGCCGTTTTCTGCGCCCTGCTCACGGGACTCTACGTCTGGCGCCACCGCCGTCGCCGTTCGGCCGGGCGGCAATGAAGATGCGATCTCCAGCCGGTATGCTGCTTTTTCTGGTCTTTCTCTCACTGCAGGCCTGCGCTCCGCCGAACTACCCCTCCCTGTGGAAAAGCCGCGACGCGAAGCTGCACAAGACCTTTGTCGACGCCCTGAGAAGAGAGTTCAAGGGAGATTTCTGGCAGGGGATCGCCGAGAAGCGGATCGGCATCGTGCTGGTCGACATCACCGACTTGAAGCGCCCTCGGGTCGCCGAATTCAACGGCGATGACATGCTCTATGCCGCGAGCCTGCCGAAGATCGCCATCCTGCTCGGCGCCCTGGTCGAGGTCGAGCGCGGGAAGCTGGAGCTGGATGATGAACTGCGGGCCGCCCTGACCCGCATGATCCGCGAATCGTCGAACGAGGATGCCACCGTGGTTCTGAACCGGGTCGGCTTCGAGAACCTGGCGAAGATTCTCCGGTCCAGGCGCTACCGGCTCTACGACCCGGCCCACAACGGCGGGCTGTGGGTCGGCCAGGACTACGGGGGAGGGAAGGCGTGGCGGCGCGACCCGCTGCACGACATCTCGCACGGCGCGACCGCCATGCAGACCGCCCGGTTCTACTACCTGGCGGTCACCGGGCGGCTGCTGGAGCCGCGCCAGAATGATGCGCTGCTCGAGATTCTCTCCCGCCCGGCCATCGAGCACAAGTTCGT encodes:
- a CDS encoding DedA family protein gives rise to the protein MHDLIVWLVDFFETMGYPGIFLLMAMEGSIFPMPSELVIPRAGYLAQQGEMNLLAVIAAGTAGSLAGAYLNYFASRHLGRPLLLRYGRYFCISEKRFASAERFFLEHGEISTFIGRLLPVVRHLISVPAGLSGMNHWKFSLYTLLGSGLWVTILAGLGYWIGEEEELLARYSREALIVVAVFCALLTGLYVWRHRRRRSAGRQ
- a CDS encoding serine hydrolase codes for the protein MKMRSPAGMLLFLVFLSLQACAPPNYPSLWKSRDAKLHKTFVDALRREFKGDFWQGIAEKRIGIVLVDITDLKRPRVAEFNGDDMLYAASLPKIAILLGALVEVERGKLELDDELRAALTRMIRESSNEDATVVLNRVGFENLAKILRSRRYRLYDPAHNGGLWVGQDYGGGKAWRRDPLHDISHGATAMQTARFYYLAVTGRLLEPRQNDALLEILSRPAIEHKFVKGLEAANPEATIYRKSGTWRHYHADSGIVVADNYSYIIVAITRDPRGEKVLERLIVAVEETMRRRHGEQAEH